The following proteins are co-located in the Fluviispira sanaruensis genome:
- a CDS encoding tyrosine-type recombinase/integrase: protein MDGMSQAKETSNLMYIGNEKLLKDFQVHLENQGASLKTQKDYLNDVKNYLNWLWEKKVYSPDEITFITINKFRDERLEKTSPATVNRNLTALRKFYDCLGKPELVSRVKLKFVEEVKPAPKSLTLEEWDLLDRVAERQADKDKFLSISILRIMRYAGLRVGEVCSLDLPDLECNTRRGNVRILRGKGLKARDVPLSKEVCEVLSLYLEHRKLLAERWERKSLLMGKPSDEHTRWPNGRVFLSQRGGFTANGLYRLVNHIGSLAKIKKIHPHVLRHTFAKSLVDPKRYGLRQDAAPLSAIKQLMGHASIQTTGIYLLHSEEDLERIINGK from the coding sequence ATGGATGGAATGTCGCAAGCTAAAGAAACTAGCAACCTAATGTATATTGGCAATGAAAAACTGCTAAAAGACTTTCAGGTTCACTTGGAAAATCAAGGGGCAAGTTTAAAGACGCAAAAAGACTATCTCAATGACGTGAAAAACTATCTCAATTGGCTTTGGGAAAAAAAAGTTTATTCCCCTGATGAAATTACTTTTATCACTATCAATAAATTTCGCGATGAACGTCTTGAAAAGACAAGCCCTGCCACTGTGAATCGCAATTTAACAGCACTCAGAAAGTTTTATGATTGCCTTGGAAAGCCTGAACTTGTGAGCAGAGTAAAACTTAAGTTCGTTGAAGAAGTCAAACCAGCTCCAAAATCTTTAACACTAGAAGAATGGGATCTCTTAGATAGAGTTGCAGAAAGGCAAGCAGATAAGGACAAATTCCTATCTATTTCGATTTTAAGGATCATGCGTTATGCAGGTCTAAGAGTAGGAGAGGTTTGTTCCCTAGATCTTCCTGACCTTGAATGCAATACGCGAAGGGGCAATGTGCGTATCCTTCGTGGAAAAGGCTTAAAAGCCCGTGATGTGCCACTCTCTAAAGAGGTCTGTGAAGTTTTATCGTTATATTTGGAACATAGGAAATTACTTGCAGAACGTTGGGAAAGAAAATCTTTATTGATGGGAAAACCAAGCGATGAGCATACCAGATGGCCAAATGGTCGGGTTTTTTTAAGTCAAAGAGGTGGATTTACGGCAAATGGTCTTTATAGGCTTGTCAATCACATCGGTTCGCTTGCAAAGATAAAAAAAATCCATCCCCATGTATTAAGACATACCTTTGCGAAGTCGTTAGTGGACCCTAAAAGATATGGTTTAAGGCAAGATGCAGCTCCCTTATCAGCAATAAAACAGCTGATGGGACATGCAAGTATCCAAACTACAGGTATCTACCTTCTTCATTCGGAAGAGG